Proteins from a genomic interval of Arachis hypogaea cultivar Tifrunner chromosome 10, arahy.Tifrunner.gnm2.J5K5, whole genome shotgun sequence:
- the LOC112718426 gene encoding uncharacterized protein, translating to MAVRNQAPITAADNTITFLPEDCQHGTSAEDAPFVISARIGTELVRRILVDTGADSNILFRGAFDKLGLRNNNLQTHRHGVTGLGDNFLKPDGSITLPITIGTIIFTKYLLMKFRTDDGSVGTIHGDREVAAECDNTSLALRKKSRDAAGIFLADLDARQDGQPRPEPEGDMEKLQIGPTKEEYTFINRNLPDDLKEELSQLLKQNRDLFAFTPADMPGINPDLMSHHLAVDPQAKPVAQGRRKMSPDRAAEVKNQVKALLEANFIRELPYTTWLANVVLILMHRPDEEKTAFITPDGTYCYTVMPFGLKNAGATYQRLVNKIFRDLSGNKLEVYIDDMLAKTESGEELTNDLKVIMNTLRKHQMRLNPAKCAFEMEAGKFLGFMITQRGVEANPEKCRAVLEMTSPKNLKDIQRLTGQLTALSRFLGASAQKAIPFFKLMKKGVPFKWETEGNALLYLSITEEALAAALIRENEKKEQKPVYFISKVLQDAEARYSRLEKLAFALLTASRRLQQYFQAHPVTVRTDQAVKQVLQKPDLAGRMLAWSIELSQFQIKFEPRNAIKAQALTDFIAEMTPGKLAPEPWKLHVDGSSNSTHRGAGIILESQNGITIEQSVRYEFPVSNNQAEYEALLAGLTLAREVGAKALEVNTDSQVVSSQINGSYQARDPLLQQYLTKVNKLKEGFESITIQHVPRERNARADLLSKLASTKPGHGNKSLIQEVVRSPSVSTINTHLTSSNRESWTHSILQYLLNGTLPPDPKEGKRIKREATNYTIVAGQLYKCGFSQPLLKCVEPGDTEYILREIHEGYCGHHVRGKTLAQKIIKAGYFWPTIIRDSIQLVKSCDKCQRHANIHQAAPHQLSTISAERPFGTWGIDLVGHFPTAPGQLRYLIVAIDYYTKWIEAEPLASITAT from the exons ATGGCCGTCAGAAACCAAGCCCCAATCACCGCGGCCGACAATACGATAACATTCTTACCAGAGGACTGCCAACACGGCACCTCGGCCGAAGATGCCCCTTTCGTCATCTCAGCCAGAATTGGAACAGAATTAGTACGAAGAATACTGGTAGACACCGGCGCAGACTCCAACATCCTTTTCCgaggagccttcgacaaactcgggctCCGTAACAAcaacctccaaacacaccgcCACGGCGTCACGGGACTCGGGGACAACTTTCTCAAACCAGATGGCTCAATTACCCTCCCCATCACCATAGGAACGA TCATCTTCACCAAATACCTCCTCATGAAGTTCAGAACCGACGACGGCTCCGTCGGTACCATTCACGGAGACCGAGAGGTCGCAGccgaatgcgacaacaccagcctcGCCCTAAGGAAAAAATCTCGGGATGCGGCCGGAATATTCCTAGCCGACCTAGATGCACGACAAGACGGCCAACCTAGGCCAGAACCAGAAGGAGACATGGAAAAGCTACAAATAGGGCCAACCAAAGAGGAATACACCTTCATTAATAGAAACCTCCCGGACGACCTTAAAGAAGAACTCTCCCAACTCCTGAAACAGAACAGAGACCTGTTCGCATTTACACCAGCCGATATGCCGGGGATAAACCCCGACCTAATGTCCCACCATCTAGCCGTGGACCCCCAAGCTAAGCCAGTGGCACAAGGGAGACGAAAAATGTCACCAGACCGAGCCGCCGAAGTCAAAAATCAAGTCAAAGCCCTACTCGAAGCCAACTTCATCCGGGAACTCCCCTACACgacctggctagccaacgtcgtacta atcctgatgcaccgaccagacgaagAAAAAACAGCGTTCATCACCCCAGACGGAACTTACTGCTACACAGTGATGCCCTTCGGCTTAAAAAACGCTGGAGCCACCTATCAAAGACTTGTTAACAAGATATTTCGAGACTTGTCCGGAAACAAAttagaagtctacatagacgatATGCTCGCCAAGACTGAATCCGGTGAGGAACTAACCAACGACCTCAAGGTCATAATGAACACCCTACGAAAGCACCAAATGCGGCTCAACCCGGCAAAATGCGCCTTCGAAATGGAAGCAGGGAAGTTCCTCGGCTTCATGATTACGCAACGCGGAgtcgaagcaaacccggagaaATGTCGTGCCGTCCTCGAGATGACAAGCCCCAAAAACCTTAAAGACATCCAAAGGCTTACCGGCCAACTGACGGCGTTATCACGCTTTCTCGGGGCATCGGCTCAAAAAGCAATCCCTTTcttcaaactaatgaaaaaaggaGTCCCTTTTAAATGGGAGACGGA GGGAAACGCTTTACTgtacctctccataacggaagaGGCACTCGCAGCAGCTCTCATCCGAGAAAACGAGAAAAAGGAGCaaaaacccgtatacttcataagcaaagtctTACAGGATGCAGAAGCTCGCTATTCACGCTTAGAAAAGCTAGCTTTCGCACTCCTTACGGCCTCCCGGCGCCTGCAgcaatacttccaagctcacccCGTGACGGTCCGAACCGACCAGGCGGTCAAACAAGTATTACAGAAACCCGACCTAGCAGGaagaatgctagcatggtccatcgAGTTATCCCAATTCCAGATCAAGTTCGAACCCCGGAACGCTATCAAAGCACAAGCCTTGACCGATTTCATCGCCGAAATGACTCCGGGAAAGCTCGCCCCTGAACCATGGAAACTGCACGTCGACGGCTCATCAAACTCCACTCACAGAGGAGCCGGAATCATACTCGAAAGCCAAAACGGGATCACAATTGAACAGTCAGTACGATACGAATTTCCAGTATCaaataaccaagcagaatacgaggccctctTAGCAGGACTGACCCTAGCCCGAGAAGTCGGTGCAAAGGCCCTAGAGGTAAATACCGATTCCCAGGTAGTCAGTTCCCAAATCAACGGAAGCTACCAGGCACGAGATCCCCTGCTCCAACAATACCTCACCAAGGTAAACAAACTGAAAGAAGGGTTCGAAAGCATTACCATACAGCATGTCCCCAGGGAACGAAACGCCAGAGCAGACCTACTTTCCAAGCTAGCCAGTACCAAACCGGGACACGGTAACAAATCGCTAATTCAGGAGGTCGTCAGATCGCCTTCTGTGTCAACAATCAACACTCACCTAACATCTTCAAATCGGGAGTCTTGGACGCACTCTATCTTACAATACCTCCTCAACGGAACCTTGCCGCCAGACCCGAAAGAGGGAAAGCGAATAAAAAGGGAAGCCACCAACTATACCATCGTAGCAGGACAACTATACAAATGTGGATTCTCGCAACCCCTACTCAAATGTGTCGAACCCGGAGACACGGAGTACATACTCCGCGAAATCCACGAAGGCTACTGCGGTCACCATGTCAGAGGAAAAACATTAGCCCAAAAAATCATCAAGGCTGGCTACTTCTGGCCCACAATCATTCGGGACTCCATACAACTAGTAAAAAGCTGTGACAAATGCCAAAGACACGCCAATATCCACCAAGCCGCCCCACACCAACTCAGCACCATATCGGCAGAACGGCCGTTCGGCACTTGGGGGATCGACCTCGTCGGACACTTCCCTACGGCACCCGGCCAACTCAGATATCTCATTGTTGCcatagactactacaccaaatggatcgaGGCCGAACCTCTGGCCTCCATAACGGCGACCTAA